The Hevea brasiliensis isolate MT/VB/25A 57/8 chromosome 1, ASM3005281v1, whole genome shotgun sequence genome has a window encoding:
- the LOC110636812 gene encoding monothiol glutaredoxin-S14, chloroplastic isoform X1, which yields MATQSVFSSSPRIAPPHSSSPIKITSAAPPLLNSGSRSLSFPLRSTVPGKLAFRVSSTPSRIASICCALSPDLKNTLDKVVTSQKVVLFMKGTKDFPQCGFSNTVVQVLNSLNVPYETINILENEVLRQGLKEYSNWPTFPQLYIDGEFYGGCDITVGSWLRKELKKEIRTMICCDCNFTQSKILAPTCS from the exons ATGGCTACGCAGTCAGTGTTTTCGTCGTCACCGAGAATCGCACCTCCTCATTCCTCCTCTCCGATCAAAATCACATCAGCTGCTCCTCCACTTCTGAACTCTGGCTCTCGCTCCCTCTCCTTTCCTCTGCGTTCCACTGTACCGGGTAAGCTGGCTTTCAGAGTCAGCTCCACCCCCTCTAGAATCGCCTCCATCTGTTGCG CTTTGTCTCCCGACCTGAAGAATACGCTGGATAAAGTTGTTACGTCGCAGAAAGTTGTTCTTTTCATGAAGGGTACTAAGGATTTCCCTCAGTGTGGATTTTCAAACACTGTAGTGCAAGTATTGAATTCGTTGAACGTGCCTTATGAAACAATTAACATACTGGAGAATGAAGTTCTGCGTCAAGGATTGAAGGAATATTCCAATTGGCCAACCTTTCCTCAACTTTATATAGATGGAGAGTTCTATGGTGGCTGTGATATCACTGTTG GATCATGGTTGAGGAAAGAGCTTAAAAAAGAAATCCGAACAATGATTTGCTGTGATTGTAATTTTACCCAATCAAAAATACTTGCCCCTACATGTTCCTGA